A genomic region of Paramormyrops kingsleyae isolate MSU_618 chromosome 19, PKINGS_0.4, whole genome shotgun sequence contains the following coding sequences:
- the cd109 gene encoding CD109 antigen produces MSFPVPEDEVVPIRFQLLEDVTSLTIQADFQGNHKILQVFRSSSSTSNFYLQLSRTNAHPEVGIPINLVIQSNFLLTEVHYLVVSRDGLLDGGRWTAAALSLLPTASWAPIAYVTAFVVCPTGDVLSDTLMIPVAQTLRNNVSLDWSLTRTKPAGKVELSVRVSEPGSLVGILVVDKATNWPKSDNDISKYEVLEKLEWAANSDSPSSGAMTGDTNCVSMVCNLVVLTDGRLSRVKDHVKAKLLRGKSLQEDSMTAPVPWVRRHFPDTWLWLNTNMSVSTTASFSVTVPDSITTWTASAFVVSDNLGLGIIDTPAKLAVFQNFFLFLGLPAYIIRGEQLILEVNVFNYMERQLEVLVTVAENKSFEFIFQDENGPSMANIRRVSVESRGSAAVLFPVRPKVLGEITVSVKAESYIGSDAIVRKVLVKPEGTEKLFTKSLFLEMPLSESRLSEEMAFAFPADVVPGSEGAHVTVAGDILGPSISGLDSLLQMPSGCGEQNMISFAPSIYVLQYLTKADRVKEDIRSRALTFMEQGYQQQLTYQRRDGSFSAFGDSDSAGSTWLSAFVLRAFLQARPFIPIDENVLSGTAAWLVRQQEADGSFGEPGRVTDAELRGGPDGPTSLTAYVLMALLEEPAYMNIYPSQVSSARMFLETKLGLGISSNYSLSLVAYVLSLAKSPQAETALIELMRRADVHDGVMSWSSSKVPPPDSWQPHSVDIEIASYVLLTLFMRAKVMEGILLLKWLCQQRNHLGGYGSAQDTIMALHALSYYAPLSGADSINTTIHVKSTASRTAITFHIDSTNYLLHQSKEIETSKSMRLGISMEGRGFALFQLKVFYNVKNGEASSKHKDGAGMYAFHLDVVVNSSDMDHLTLSVCTSLLESQKVPRTGLVLMEVGLLSGFTLSDEGIATNDLIRKVETPPGKVILYLDSVTKSQVCVGIPTVRSFKVALVQDAMVIVYDFYEPRRRAMRTYNTPVLRSLSTCSFCGRDCHLCRPAVPRPPSTAPAASASRPPLIGCPASLFILFLLQLLILTNVVC; encoded by the exons ATGAGCTTCCCTGTCCCAGAGGACGAGGTCGTACCCATTCGCTTTCAGCTGTTAGAAGATGTGACCTCTCTTACAATTCAG GCTGATTTCCAAGGGAACCATAAAATTTTGCAAGTGTTCAGAAGTTCTTCCTCCACCAGCAACTTCTACCTGCAGTTAAGCAGGACTAATGCTCATCCTGAG GTTGGAATACCCATTAATTTGGTTATACAAAGCAACTTTCTGTTAACCGAGGTTCACTATTTG GTCGTGTCCAGAGACGGGCTGCTGGATGGCGGGAGGTGGACTGCAGCcgctctctctctgctccccacCGCCTCCTGGGCTCCCATCGCCTACGTCACTGCGTTTGTCGTTTGTCCCACGGGGGACGTGCTTAGCGACACTCTGATGATTCCTGTTGCCCAGACGCTGAGAAACAAT GTGTCTCTGGACTGGAGTCTAACAAGGACAAAACCAGCGGGGAAGGTGGAGCTCAGTGTGCGTGTATCTGAACCCGGGTCTCTAGTCGGTATTCTGGTGGTTGACAAGGCAACCAATTGGCCCAAATCTGACAATGACATCAGCAAGTATGAG GTTCTGGAGAAGCTGGAATGGGCTGCAAACAGCGACAGTCCATCCAGCGGAGCGATGACGGGCGACACCAACTGCGTTTCCATG GTGTGTAACCTGGTGGTTTTAACAGACGGCCGGTTGTCCAGAGTGAAGGATCATGTTAAAGCCAAATTAC TCAGAGGGAAAAGCCTTCAGGAGGACAGTATGACCGCCCCAGTGCCCTGGGTTCGAAGGCACTTTCCAGACACCTGGCTCTGGCTGAACACCAACATGAG tgTATCTACAACAGCGAGTTTCTCAGTCACAGTCCCAGACAGCATCACGACCTGGACCGCCTCCGCCTTCGTCGTGTCTGATAACCTGGGCTTGGGGATCATCGACACTCCTGCAAAG CTTGCAGTTTTCCAGAACTTCTTCCTGTTCCTCGGTCTCCCAGCTTACATCATCCGAGGAGAACAGTTAATTCTAGAGGTCAACGTGTTTAATTACATGGAACGGCAACTTGAG GTGTTGGTGACAGTAGCAGAGAACAAGTCATTTGAGTTTATATTCCAAGACGAAAATGGACCATCGATGGCCAACATAAGGAGAGTCTCTGTAGAGAGTCGGGGGAGTGCTGCGGTTCTCTTCCCAGTAAGACCGAAGGTTCTTGGAGAGATCACAGTATCTGTGAAAGCAGAGTCCTACATTGGCTCTGATGCCATTGTTAGGAAGGTTCTGGTCAAG CCTGAAGGAACGGAGAAGTTGTTCACTAAGTCGCTGTTCCTTGAGATGCCGCTGTCGGAAAGCAGGCTGTCTGAGGAGATGGCGTTCGCCTTCCCCGCAGATGTGGTGCCGGGCAGCGAGGGGGCCCATGTGACCGTGGCTG GTGACATTCTGGGCCCGTCGATATCGGGGCTGGACTCGCTTCTCCAGATGCCCTCTGGCTGTGGGGAGCAGAACATGATCAGCTTCGCTCCCAGCATCTACGTGCTGCAGTACCTGACCAAAGCCGACCGAGTGAAGGAGGACATTCGGAGCAGAGCGCTGACGTTCATGGAGCAAG GGTATCAGCAGCAGCTGACCTATCAGAGGCGGGACGGGTCCTTCAGTGCTTTCGGAGACAGTGACTCAGCGGGCAGTACCTG GCTGTCTGCCTTCGTGCTGAGGGCCTTCCTGCAGGCCCGGCCCTTCATCCCCATCGATGAGAACGTGCTGTCCGGCACGGCGGCCTGGCTGGTCCGGCAGCAGGAGGCCGACGGAAGCTTCGGTGAGCCGGGGAGAGTGACTGACGCCGAGCTGCGGGGGGGGCCGGACGGCCCCACCTCCCTGACAGCCTACGTACTGATGGCACTGCTGGAGGAGCCGGCGTACATG AACATCTATCCAAGTCAGGTGTCCAGCGCTCGGATGTTTCTAGAGACCAAGCTGGGACTTGGGATCTCCAGCAACTACAGCCTCAGCCTGGTTGCCTACGTCCTGTCATTGGCCAAGAGCCCCCAGGCCGAAACGGCGCTGATCGAGTTGATGAGGAGAGCAGATGTACATG ATGGTGTGATGTCCTGGAGCTCCTCGAAGGTGCCGCCGCCTGACTCCTGGCAGCCGCACTCGGTGGACATCGAAATCGCGTCCTACGTGCTTCTCACGCTCTTCATGAGGGCGAAGGTCATGGAAGGAATCCTGCTTTTGAAGTGGCTCTGCCAGCAGAGGAACCATCTGGGAGGGTATGGCTCAGCACAG GATACGATAATGGCCCTTCATGCCCTGTCATACTACGCACCTCTGAGCGGTGCGGATTCCATCAACACCACGATCCACGTGAAAAGCACAGCCTCACGCACCGCGATCACCTTCCACATCGACTCCACCAATTACTTACTGCACCAGAGCAAAGAG ATTGAAACGAGCAAAAGCATGCGTCTGGGAATTTCCATGGAGGGACGAGGATTCGCCTTGTTTCAG TTGAAAGTGTTCTACAATGTAAAGAATGGAGAAGCGTCCAGCAAACACAAAGATGGGGCAGGAATGTATGCTTTCCATTTGGACGTTGTTGTCAACAGCAGTGACATGGACCATCTAACCCTCTCTGTCTGTACCAG CCTGTTGGAAAGCCAGAAGGTTCCTCGGACAGGCTTGGTGCTGATGGAGGTCGGCCTGCTCAGTGGTTTCACCCTGAGTGACGAAGGAATTGCAACCAATGATCTGATCAGAAAGGTGGAAACACCTCCAGGAAAAGTCATTCTGTACCTGGATTCT GTGACCAAATCACAAGTATGTGTAGGAATCCCCACAGTGAGGAGCTTCAAAGTGGCTCTTGTACAGGATGCCATGGTCATCGTCTATGACTTCTACGAACCCC GCAGGAGAGCGATGAGGACCTACAACACCCCAGTGCTCCGCAGCCTGTCCACATGCTCCTTCTGCGGGCGCGACTGCCATCTGTGCCGCCCCGCTgtgccccgcccacccagcACGGCACCTGCAGCAAGTGCCTCCCGGcctcctctgattggctgcccaGCATCCCTCTTTATCCTCTTCCTGCTTCAGCTCCTAATACTGACCAATGTGGTTTGTTAG
- the LOC140581142 gene encoding CD109 antigen-like, translated as MSPQCRTVPCGSPLSWEMEQLLWLGICGLFVSCTGAQNISSSRPSYLISVPRVIRIGTPVSLSVTVFTESPVRVTTELFNGNTSLRQTEKTFPAGSTGLQILPPILGSDLISQSNYTLAVNGFIGENVVFSNTTVMKFMSKISSTFIQTDKSVYKPGQMVKIRVVSVYPDGKPSRSNVNIVIKDPKGNMIQQWLSLDSFLGVVSREFQLTKTPPLGMWTVEALVNDIPTEKTFTVDYYVLPAFDVVVQAPAVTYYGANLTGNVTAQYSYGKPVWGTLTVTASLSHLGTAMTASQTKED; from the exons ATGAGCCCGCAGTGCAGGACCGTGCCGTGCGGTTCTCCTCTCAGCTGGGAGATGGAGCAGCTCTTGTGGTTGGGGATCTGTGGCCTCTTCGTCTCCTGCACTGGAGCACAGAACATTTCAAG CTCCAGACCTTCTTACCTGATCTCAGTCCCCAGAGTAATTCGTATCGGGACGCCCGTCTCACTGTCAGTCACGGTCTTCACCGAGTCCCCGGTCAGAGTGACCACTGAGCTCTTTAACGGCAACACCAGCTTGCGTCAGACTGAGAAAACGTTTCCAGCAG GATCTACTGGGCTTCAGATTCTCCCCCCA ATTCTGGGCTCTGACCTGATTTCCCAGAGTAACTATACTTTGGCTGTCAACGGCTTCATTGGGGAAAATGTGGTTTTCAGCAACACAACTGTGATGAAATTTATGTCCAAAATCTCATCTACGTTTATTCAGACGGACAAATCCGTCTACAAGCCGGGACAAATGGTGAAAATTCGGGTGGTGTCAGTTTACCCAGATGGAAAACCAAGCAGGAGCAATGTTAATATTGTCATTAAG GATCCCAAGGGGAACATGATACAGCAGTGGCTCTCACTGGACAGCTTTCTGGGGGTCGTGTCCAGGGAGTTCCAGCTGACTAAAACACCCCCCCTCGGCATGTGGACTGTTGAGGCTTTGGTTAAT GACATTCCGACTGAAAAGACGTTCACAGTGGACTATTATG tgCTTCCGGCCTTTGATGTGGTGGTGCAGGCTCCCGCTGTCACCTACTACGGAGCCAATCTAACTGGAAATGTCACTGCGCA ATACAGCTACGGGAAGCCAGTCTGGGGCACGCTGACCGTAACGGCCAGTCTGTCCCACCTTGGAACGGCCATGACTGCTAGCCAAACTAAAGAG GATTAA